A region of Epinephelus moara isolate mb chromosome 15, YSFRI_EMoa_1.0, whole genome shotgun sequence DNA encodes the following proteins:
- the LOC126401739 gene encoding cytochrome P450 4F3 — protein sequence MSLLWGVISHVLSWTGLCQVLLVACAGLGAVFAVWMLRLLARHAWYTHRLSCFRKPHANSWLLGHLGKMQCTEEGLLQVDDLVQIYTHCCSWFIGPFYHLVRLFHPDFIKPLLTAPASITVKDELIYGHLRPWLGQSLLLSDGEEWSRKRRLLTPAFHFDILKSYVARFNTSTNTMHEKWRHLVAKGTTNIEMFDHITLMTLDSLLKCAFSYNSNCQRSTSEYVSAIVELSDLVIDRRQKIFHHWDWIYWKTQQGKRFKRALSIVHRFTREVVQKRRALISQQKNTETDFSTAPQRKKDFVDIILLAKDEDGQGLTDEEIQAEANTFMFAGHDTTGSAICWTLYNLARHDHYQEQCRQEVMDLLQGRDTHEIEWEDLSSLPFTTMCIRESLRLHSPVQAVTRRYTQDMALPGDLTVPKGAITLVSIYGTHHNPAVWTNPHEYQPLRFDPANKEGQASHAFIPFSSGPRNCIGQKFALAELRVVVALTLLRFRLTPGVNPELGTSSGGVRRLPQLVLRAEGGLWLQIEPLELYSLEELQDE from the exons ATGTCTCTCCTCTGGGGTGTCATCTCTCATGTCCTCAGCTGGACGGGCCTCTGTCAGGTCCTGCTTGTGGCCTGTGCAGGACTGGGAGCTGTGTTTGCAGTCTGGATGCTGAGGCTGCTGGCGCGACACGCCTGGTACACACACAGGCTGTCCTGCTTCAGGAAGCCACATGCAAACTCCTGGCTTTTAGGCCACCTGGGCAAG ATGCAGTGCACAGAGGAAGGTCTCCTGCAGGTGGATGACTTGGtgcaaatatacacacactgttGCAGCTGGTTCATCGGCCCTTTCTATCACCTGGTCAGACTCTTCCACCCCGACTTCATCAAACCTCTACTAACGGCACCTG CAAGCATTACTGTGAAAGATGAACTCATCTATGGCCATCTGCGTCCGTGGCTTG GACAGAGCCTGTTGCTAAGCGACGGGGAGGAGTGGTCTCGTAAGAGACGGCTGCTGACCCCAGCTTTTCATTTTGATATTCTGAAGAGCTACGTCGCCAGGTTTAACACCTCAACTAACACTATGCAC gAGAAGTGGCGCCACCTGGTGGCAAAGGGCACGACTAATATAGAGATGTTTGACCACATCACTCTGATGACTCTGGACAGTTTGCTGAAATGTGCATTTAGCTACAACAGCAACTGTCAGAG GTCAACCAGTGAGTACGTGTCAGCCATAGTGGAGCTGAGTGACCTGGTAATAGATCGTCGGCAAAAGATTTTCCATCACTGGGACTGGATTTACTGGAAAACACAGCAGGGAAAACGGTTCAAAAGGGCCTTAAGCATCGTGCACAG GTTTACCAGGGAGGTGGTCCAGAAGCGACGAGCCCTGATCAGCCAACAGaagaacacagagacagatttCTCCACAGCACCACAGAGAAAGAAGGATTTCGTGGACATCATACTGCTGGCAAAG GATGAGGATGGACAAGGCCTGACAGATGAGGAGATACAGGCTGAGGCCAACACCTTCATGTTCGCAG GTCACGACACAACAGGCAGTGCCATTTGCTGGACGCTGTATAACTTAGCACGCCACGACCACTATCAGGAGCAATGCAGGCAGGAAGTGATGGATCTGTTGCAAGGACGAGATACGCATGAAATAGAGTg GGAGGATCTGTCCAGCCTTCCCTTCACCACCATGTGCATCAGAGAGTCTCTGAGGCTGCACTCTCCTGTGCAGGCCGTAACGAGGAGGTACACCCAGGACATGGCATTGCCAGGGGATCTGACAGTACCGAAGG GTGCCATCACTTTGGTCAGTATTTATGGGACACACCACAACCCTGCTGTTTGGACAAACCCACat GAGTATCAGCCGCTGCGTTTTGACCCTGCAAACAAAGAGGGACAGGCCTCTCACGCCTTCATCCCCTTCTCCTCAGGCCCCAG GAACTGTATCGGTCAGAAATTCGCCCTGGCAGAGCTTCGGGTTGTCGTGGCGTTGACCCTGCTCAGGTTTCGCCTGACCCCGGGGGTGAACCCTGAACTCGGGACCAGCTCTGGGGGAGTCCGCCGTCTCCCCCAGCTCGTCCTGCGTGCAGAGGGAGGTTTGTGGCTGCAAATAGAGCCACTGGAGCTGTACAGCCTGGAGGAGTTGCAGGACGAATGA
- the LOC126401737 gene encoding insulin receptor substrate 2-B-like — protein sequence MNESAEGHNRCANENGSLLASSSPLTSVSHSSTQTWLPVESPLQPPWMNGHQMRQDQDTQDHYVDMQPSPQSHFYEELYCAGRTSNTLVPLASALLTSPGPQVDVLKQGYLGKQEWNHRKYFVLRAGSHTGLSRLEWYKSRETFTAMEKSAGKAALFGSSKQGVIYLRCCISVSRSGSSRKGHTVALYVKDQTMVLVAEDQQEQEEWYLALKKLMEEEQRDEEHGGLYGDDDGYCTLPPAAFFKEVWPVTVKPRSLGYSKSLAGESRLCLTATSLILVRVAAFRALPSVTIPLLSVRRFGHLDGLFFLELGRSAPNGPGEIWMEARDQGNTAVAQHIHEVVRETIRAQRVLPNFSWSPTSSHSQLQTLLASKGSRPKYRDKQVNVRPLGSRLAPRNPEIQTSPTKHHGDPFKPHKAEPEPSLSSTSHLSPVRSRHSYMAETGSYMKMKMDRHLPVNKLPAVVTGDLRSAGIEGCKPGEEGPEYMMMSPLVSHSSSVLPQDEYVVMASPQKHNKPAYPFLRTSFSSSTSDSDSPLQLPHHQTSEHRQPHWLATSLQAPKADAGQSQMSTSCYTRPQEDVWQVQTSAEQRQLPAQTGATSSPVRSVDGSGVVTPFVPRAPGYTRAVQASLHSGTGSTSRLQAASDQSVRRNRLCLFLPSCLQTKHRS from the exons ATGAATGAGAGTGCAGAAGGGCACAACAGGTGTGCCAACGAAAACGGATCTCTTCTTGCCTCCAGCTCCCCTCTTACGTCTGTCAGCCACAGCTCCACCCAAACATGGCTGCCAGTTGAATCACCTCTGCAGCCTCCATggatgaatggtcatcagatgAGGCAGGACCAGGACACTCAGGACCATTATGTTGACATGCAGCCCAGTCCTCAGTCCCATTTCTATGAGGAACTCTACTGTGCTGGCCGGACCTCCAACACTCTGGTCCCTCTGGCCAGCGCTCTCCTGACCTCCCCTGGGCCGCAGGTTGATGTGCTGAAACAAGGTTACCTGGGGAAGCAGGAGTGGAACCACAGAAAATATTTTGTCCTGAGAGCAGGAAGTCACACTGGGCTGAGCCGTCTCGAATGGTACAAGAGCCGGGAGACGTTCACAGCGATGGAGAAGTCTGCTGGTAAAGCTGCGCTGTTTGGATCAAGCAAGCAAGG GGTGATTTACCTGAGGTGCTGCATCAGTGTGAGCCGGAGTGGCAGTTCCAGGAAAGGCCACACGGTGGCGCTATATGTCAAGGATCAGACCATGGTGCTAGTGGCAGAGGACCAGCAGGAGCAAGAAGAGTGGTACCTGGCTCTTAAGAAACtgatggaggaggagcagagggatgAAGAGCATGGAGGGTTATATGGAGATGATGACGGGTACTGCACTCTGCCCCCTGCTGCTTTCTTCAAAGAG GTGTGGCCCGTCACGGTGAAGCCCAGAAGTCTGGGCTATTCCAAGTCTCTGGCGGGGGAGAGCCGGCTCTGCCTCACAGCTACGTCTCTCATCTTGGTCAGAGTGGCAGCATTCCGTGCTTTGCCATCGGTTACAATACCTTTGCTAAGTGTTCGGCGCTTTGGCCACTTGGATGGTTTGTTCTTTTTGGAGCTTGGCAGGTCAGCACCAAACGGTCCTGGAGAGATCTGGATGGAAGCAAGAGATCAAG gaaacacagcagtagCTCAGCACATTCATGAAGTGGTTCGTGAGACAATCAGGGCACAGCGAGTGCTTCCTAACTTCAGCTGGTCACCCACCTCCAGCCACAGTCAGCTTCAAACCCTTCTGGCTTCAAAAGGCAGCAGACCCAAATACAGAGACAAGCAGGTGAATGTGAGACCGCTTGGTTCTCGCCTGGCCCCCCGAAACCCTGAAATCCAGACAAGTCCAACTAAACATCACGGAGATCCCTTCAAACCACACAAAGCAGAGCCTGAACCCTCTCTGAGCTCCACCTCACACCTCAGCCCTGTCAGATCCCGTCACAGCTACATGGCTGAGACCGGCAGCTAcatgaagatgaagatggaCCGTCATCTCCCAGTGAATAAGCTCCCAGCTGTGGTGACAGGGGACCTCCGCAGTGCTGGGATAGAGGGCTGCAAACCGGGTGAGGAAGGGCCGGAGTACATGATGATGTCGCCACTGGTGAGCCACAGCTCGTCTGTGCTGCCTCAGGATGAATATGTGGTCATGGCGAGcccacagaaacacaacaagCCAGCTTACCCTTTCCTTCGCACGTCATTCAGTAG CTCCACCTCTGACAGCGACTCTCCTCTGCAGCTGCCACATCACCAGACCAGTGAACACCGTCAGCCACACTGGCTGGCGACCTCACTCCAAGCGCCAAAAGCAGATGCTGGCCAATCACAGATGAGCACCAGCTGCTATACCCGACCACAGGAAGATGTCTGGCAGGTGCAGACGTCAGCCGAGCAGAGACAACTCCCAGCACAGACCGGGGCCACTTCGTCTCCTGTGAGGAGTGTTGATGGATCTGGCGTGGTGACTCCATTTGTCC